A portion of the Glycine max cultivar Williams 82 chromosome 10, Glycine_max_v4.0, whole genome shotgun sequence genome contains these proteins:
- the LOC100808051 gene encoding alpha,alpha-trehalose-phosphate synthase [UDP-forming] 5: MVSRSYSNLLDLTSCGSPTFSREKKRLPRVATVAGVLSELDDETSNSVCSDTPSSVSQERMIIVGNQLPLKAHRKDNGTWEFTWDEDSLLLQLKDGLGDDVETIYIGCLKEEIEPSEQDDVALYLLDTFKCVPTFLPPELFSKFYHGFCKQHLWPLFHYMLPLSPDLGGRFDRSLWQAYLSVNKIFADKVMEVISPDDDFVWVHDYHLMVLPTFLRKRFNRVRLGFFLHSPFPSSEIYRTLPVRDELLRALLNSDLIGFHTFDYARHFLSCCSRMLGISYQSKRGYIGLEYYGRTVSIKILPVGIHIGQLQSVMSHPETESKVAELKKQFRDQTVLLGVDDMDIFKGISLKLLAMEQLLLQHPDKRGRVVLVQIANPARGRGKDVQEVQSETYATMKRINNAFGRPGYTPVVLIDTPLQSYERIAYYVIAECCLVTAVRDGMNLIPYEYIICRQGNEKIDEILGTDLLTQKKSMLVVSEFIGCSPSLSGAIRVNPWNIDSVAEAMDSALMVPEAEKQMRHEKHYRYVSTHDVAYWARSFLQDLERACRDHLRRRCWGIGFGLGFRVIALDPNFRKLSVEHIVSAYKRTKHRAILLDYDGTMVQPGSMSLTPNAEAVSILNILCRDTKNCVFIVSGRERKTLTEWFSSCERMGIAAEHGYFVRTNRNAEWDTCIPVPDFEWKQIAEPVMQLYMETTDGSNIEAKESALVWNYEYADRDFGSCQAKELFDHLESVLANEPVSVKSSPNIVEVKPQGVSKGIVAERLLLTMQQKGVFPDFVLCIGDDRSDEDMFGVIMNAKATLSPVAEVFPCTVGQKPSKAKYYLEDTSEILRMLQGLANASEHSTRTSLQPASH, from the exons ATGGTTTCAAGGTCATATTCTAACTTGTTAGATCTTACTTCTTGTGGCTCCCCGACTTTCAGTCGTGAGAAGAAAAGGCTCCCTCGAGTGGCAACTGTTGCTGGAGTACTGTCTGAATTAGATGATGAAACCAGCAACAGTGTTTGCTCTGATACTCCATCCTCAGTCTCTCAAGAGAGGATGATCATTGTTGGTAACCAGCTTCCATTAAAGGCACACAGAAAAGACAACGGTACTTGGGAGTTCACATGGGATGAGGACTCACTTCTTTTACAGCTGAAAGATGGTCTTGGGGATGATGTGGAAACTATCTATATTGGTTGTCTTAAAGAAGAGATTGAGCCAAGTGAGCAAGATGATGTTGCTCTGTACTTGCTTGACACTTTCAAATGTGTGCCAACGTTCCTCCCTCCTGAGCTTTTTAGTAAATTCTATCATGGATTCTGCAAACAACATCTATGGCCTTTGTTTCACTACATGCTTCCCCTGTCACCTGATCTTGGTGGTCGATTCGATAGGTCCCTTTGGCAAGCTTACCTTTCTGTGAACAAGATATTTGCGGATAAAGTGATGGAAGTCATCAGCCCTGATGATGACTTTGTGTGGGTTCATGACTACCATCTGATGGTACTTCCTACATTTTTGAGAAAGAGATTTAACAGGGTGAGGCTAGGATTCTTCCTCCATAGTCCATTTCCTTCGTCTGAGATATACCGAACCCTTCCTGTTAGGGATGAACTTCTTAGAGCTCTTCTGAATTCTGACCTTATTGGGTTTCATACTTTTGATTATGCCAGGCATTTCCTCTCCTGTTGCAGCAGAATGCTTGGGATTTCTTACCAATCCAAGCGTGGCTACATTGGCCTTGAGTACTATGGAAGAACAGTAAGCATTAAGATTCTTCCTGTTGGTATTCATATAGGTCAGCTCCAATCTGTCATGAGTCATCCCGAGACAGAAAGCAAGGTTGCAGAGTTAAAAAAACAGTTCAGAGATCAAACTGTGCTGCTCGGGGTGGATGACATGGATATCTTCAAAGGAATCAGCTTAAAACTTTTGGCCATGGAACAATTGCTTTTACAACATCCTGATAAGAGGGGCAGAGTTGTTCTGGTCCAAATTGCTAACCCTGCAAGAGGCCGTGGAAAGGATGTGCAGGAGGTACAAAGTGAAACTTATGCCACGATGAAGAGGATAAATAATGCATTTGGAAGGCCTGGATACACACCTGTAGTCTTGATTGATACACCACTTCAGAGTTATGAGCGAATTGCTTATTATGTGATTGCAGAATGTTGCCTTGTTACAGCAGTGAGAGATGGGATGAACCTTATACCCTATGAATATATCATTTGTAGACAAGGAAATGAGAAGATAGATGAGATTTTAGGGACAGACCTGCTTACTCAAAAGAAGAGTATGCTGGTGGTGTCTGAGTTTATTGGCTGCTCCCCTTCGTTAAGTGGGGCAATTCGAGTGAATCCATGGAACATTGATTCTGTCGCTGAAGCTATGGATTCTGCGTTGATGGTCCCAGAGGCTGAAAAGCAGATGCGGCATGAGAAGCATTATAGGTATGTTAGTACACATGATGTTGCGTATTGGGCACGTAGCTTCTTGCAGGATCTGGAAAGGGCATGTAGAGATCATCTGAGGAGGAGATGCTGGGGAATTGGTTTTGGTTTAGGCTTCCGAGTGATTGCTTTGGATCCAAACTTTAGAAAGCTATCTGTGGAACATATTGTTTCAGCTTATAAGAGGACCAAGCACCGAGCAATTCTTTTGGATTATGATGGCACTATGGTGCAGCCTGGGTCGATGAGTTTAACACCTAATGCTGAAGCCGTTAGCATCTTGAACATCTTGTGCAGGGACACCAAGAATTGTGTTTTCATTGTAAGTGGAAGGGAGAGAAAGACTCTTACTGAATGGTTTTCTTCTTGTGAAAGGATGGGAATCGCTGCAGAGCATGGTTATTTTGTGAG GACAAATCGAAATGCAGAATGGGATACTTGTATTCCAGTACCTGATTTTGAGTGGAAACAGATTGCTGAGCCGGTTATGCAGTTATATATGGAAACAACTGATGGTTCAAACATAGAGGCCAAAGAAAGTGCTCTAGTTTGGAATTACGAGTATGCAGACCGAGACTTTGGTTCATGCCAAGCTAAGGAGCTTTTTGATCATCTGGAAAGTGTTCTTGCCAATGAGCCTGTTTCTGTTAAAAGTAGTCCAAACATTGTTGAAGTGAAACCTCAg GGTGTGAGTAAGGGTATTGTAGCAGAACGTCTTCTCTTAACAATGCAACAAAAGGGAGTGTTTCCAGATTTTGTTCTATGCATTGGAGATGACAGATCAGACGAGGACATGTTTGGGGTAATCATGAATGCAAAGGCAACCCTATCTCCAGTTGCTGAAGTGTTTCCATGCACTGTTGGCCAGAAACCTAGCAAGGCAAAGTATTATTTGGAAGACACAAGTGAGATTTTGAGAATGTTGCAAGGCCTTGCCAATGCTTCTGAGCACTCTACTAGAACTTCTTTGCAACCAGCTTCTCATTAA
- the LOC100807517 gene encoding receptor protein kinase-like protein ZAR1 — MLPFFALFFFLLCCNSLAPVVYSLNAEGSVLLTLKQTLTDPQGSMSNWNSFDENPCSWNGITCKDQTVVSISIPKRKLYGSLPSSLGSLSQLRHINFRNNKLFGNLPPRLFQAQGLQSMVLYGNSLSGSVPTEIQNLRYLQALDLSQNFFNGSLPAGIVQCKRLKTLILSQNNFTGPLPDGFGTGLSSLERLDLSYNHFNGSIPSDLGNLSSLQGTVDLSNNYFSGSIPASLGNLPEKVYIDLTYNNLNGPIPQNGALMNRGPTAFIGNPGLCGPPLKNSCASDTSSANSPSSFPFIPDNYSPQGTGNGSMGSEKNKGLSKGAVVGIVVGDIIGICLLGLLFSFCYSRVCGFNQDLDENDVSKGKKGRKECFCFRKDDSEVLSDNNVEQYDLVPLDSHVNFDLDELLKASAFVLGKSGIGIMYKVVLEDGLALAVRRLGEGGSQRFKEFQTEVEAIGKLRHPNIATLRAYYWSVDEKLLIYDYVPNGSLATAIHGKAGLDTFVPLSWSYRLKIMKGTAKGLLYLHEFSPKKYVHGDLKPSNILLGQNMEPHISDFGVGRLANIAGGSPTLQSNRVAAEKLQGRQKSLSNEVTSNVLGNGYMAPEAMKVVKPSQKWDVYSYGVILLEIITGRSSIVLVGNSEMDLVQWIQLCIEEKKPLLEVLDPYLGEDADREEEIIGVLKIAMACVHSSPEKRPTMRHVLDALDKLTISSD; from the exons atgctccctttttttgctttgttcttttttcttctttgctgCAACTCTCTTGCACCCGTGGTGTATTCTCTGAATGCCGAAGGTTCTGTGCTTTTGACACTGAAGCAGACCCTCACAGACCCACAAGGGTCCATGAGTAACTGGAATTCCTTCGATGAAAACCCTTGTTCATGGAATGGGATCACTTGCAAGGACCAAACTGTTGTGTCCATTAGCATCCCTAAGAGGAAACTCTATGGctctcttccttcttctctGGGATCTCTCTCCCAGCTTCGCCATATCAacttcaggaacaacaagctctTTGGAAACTTGCCTCCACGGCTCTTTCAGGCTCAGGGACTTCAAAGCATGGTGCTTTATGGCAATTCGCTTTCTGGGTCTGTCCCAACTGAGATTCAGAACCTCAGGTACCTTCAAGCTCTAGACTTATCACAAAATTTCTTCAATGGGTCATTGCCTGCTGGAATTGTCCAATGCAAGAGACTCAAAACCCTTATTCTCAGTCAGAACAATTTCACTGGCCCTTTGCCAGATGGGTTTGGTACTGGTTTGTCTTCTCTGGAAAGACTAGACCTTTCTTACAATCACTTCAATGGGTCAATTCCCAGTGACTTGGGAAATCTGTCAAGCCTGCAAGGAACTGTTGATTtgtctaataattattttagtggTTCAATTCCAGCTAGCCTTGGTAATCTTCCTGAGAAGGTTTACATTGATCTTACGTACAACAATTTAAATGGTCCAATACCCCAAAATGGTGCTTTGATGAATAGAGGGCCAACTGCTTTCATTGGCAATCCTGGTCTCTGTGGTCCTCCTTTGAAGAATTCATGTGCTTCTGATACTTCATCTGCTAATTCACCTTCCTCATTTCCATTTATTCCTGATAACTACTCACCTCAGGGTACTGGTAATGGTTCCATGGGAAGTGAGAAAAACAAAGGGCTAAGTAAGGGAGCTGTGGTTGGCATTGTTGTGGGTGATATAATTGGAATTTGCCTTTTAGGTTTGCTGTTCTCTTTTTGCTActcaagggtttgtggttttaACCAGGATCTGGATGAGAATGATGTTAGCAAGGGAAAGAAAGGGAGGAAAGAGTGCTTCTGCTTCAGAAAAGATGACTCTGAGGTCCTATCTGATAATAATGTTGAGCAATATGATCTTGTCCCATTAGATTCCCATGTGAACTTTGATTTGGATGAGCTTCTCAAGGCTTCAGCTTTTGTGCTGGGTAAGAGTGGAATAGGGATTATGTACAAAGTGGTGCTTGAAGATGGACTTGCTTTGGCTGTGAGAAGATTGGGAGAGGGAGGTTCTCAAAGGTTTAAAGAGTTCCAAACAGAGGTAGAAGCAATAGGGAAGTTAAGACATCCAAATATTGCAACTCTGAGAGCCTATTACTGGTCTGTTGATGAGAAGCTTCTCATATATGATTATGTACCCAATGGAAGCCTTGCTACAGCAATTCATG GGAAGGCTGGACTTGACACATTTGTGCCACTATCTTGGTCCTATAGATTGAAAATCATGAAAGGAACTGCGAAGGGATTGCTCTATCTTCATGAATTTAGTCCCAAAAAATATGTCCATGGAGACCTCAAGCCAAGTAACATACTTCTTGGACAAAACATGGAACCCCACATTTCTGACTTCGGAGTTGGGCGCCTTGCAAACATCGCTGGAGGGTCTCCAACCTTGCAATCGAACCGAGTGGCCGCTGAGAAACTACAGGGAAGACAAAAGAGCTTGTCCAATGAAGTCACAAGCAATGTGTTGGGAAACGGTTACATGGCACCAGAAGCAATGAAAGTGGTGAAGCCATCACAGAAGTGGGATGTGTATTCATATGGTGTGATATTGTTGGAAATTATCACAGGAAGATCATCCATTGTGCTAGTGGGGAACTCAGAAATGGACCTTGTTCAGTGGATTCAGTTGTGCATTGAGGAAAAGAAGCCACTCTTGGAGGTGTTAGACCCTTACTTGGGTGAAGATGCAGATAGAGAAGAGGAGATTATTGGAGTTTTGAAGATTGCAATGGCTTGTGTTCATAGCAGCCCTGAAAAGAGGCCTACTATGAGGCACGTGCTTGATGCTTTGGATAAATTGACTATTTCCTCTGATTGA
- the LOC100777024 gene encoding auxin-responsive protein IAA32: MESNTSSFLLNSSTLHSVFYQDKQDDGIIDLGLSLGTVQHEAYHSSANLYDEDLMDWPHSNLNLKNSSTMHSRSAHHQNFDEEIEGVQSNERWAYVKVNMDGVTIGRKICVLDHGGYSSLALQLEDMFGSHSVSGLRLFQSGSEYSLFYKDRQDNWRPVGDVPWKEFIECVKRLRIARKNSGIVSCSSRYT, translated from the exons ATGGAATCAAACACATCAAGCTTTCTTTTGAACTCTTCAACTTTGCACTCAGTTTTCTACCAAGACAAACAAGATGATGGCATAATTGATCTGGGTCTTAGTCTCGGAACTGTTCAACATGAAGCTTACCATTCTTCTGCCAACT TGTATGATGAAGACCTTATGGATTGGCCTCACTCCAATCTCAATCTAAAGAATTCGAGCACAATGCATTCTAGATCTGCCCACCACCAAAATTTTGATGAAGAGATAGAGGGGGTCCAGAGCAATGAGAGGTGGGCTTATGTGAAGGTTAACATGGATGGGGTTACCATTGGTAGGAAAATTTGTGTACTTGATCATGGTGGATACTCAAGTCTGGCACTCCAATTAGAAGACATGTTTG GAAGCCATTCTGTTTCTGGATTACGATTGTTCCAATCGGGATCAGAGTACTCATTGTTCTACAAGGACAGACAAGATAATTGGAGGCCTGTCGGTGATGTACCATGGAA AGAGTTTATAGAATGTGTGAAGCGGTTGAGGATTGCAAGAAAGAATTCGGGCATTGTTTCCTGTTCATCAAGATACACCTAA